One Myxocyprinus asiaticus isolate MX2 ecotype Aquarium Trade chromosome 20, UBuf_Myxa_2, whole genome shotgun sequence genomic region harbors:
- the LOC127411207 gene encoding cardiac phospholamban-like, with protein sequence MERVQHMTRSAIRRASNIEVNPQTKRNLQDLIINFSLILICLLLIYIIVLLM encoded by the coding sequence ATGGAGAGGGTGCAGCACATGACGCGGTCAGCGATTCGGAGGGCATCCAACATCGAAGTGAACCCGCAGACCAAGCGCAACTTACAAGATCTTATCATCAACTTCTCCCTCATCCTCATCTGCCTCCTGCTCATCTACATAATCGTCTTGCTCATGTGA